The genomic DNA CTTGTCGGTCCACTCGTTCCACGACGACTGGGCGGCGTTCACCTCGATGCCCGCGTCCTTCGCCTGCTGGGTGATCGTCTCGAGCGCGGTGATGTAGTCCGTCCACCCCGAGACGGTCTCGATCGTGAGCGAGAGCTTCTGCCCGTCCTTCGCGTAGATCCCGTCGTCGCCCTTCGCCCAGCCGGCGGCCTCGAGGATCTCGCCGGCCTTCGCCGCGTCGGCTGTCGACGGTGCGACGGGCTCGGTGATCGCGTCGGAGATCGTGTCGGACTGCGAGTCGAGCAGCGCGAACGTCGGCGACATGTCGGCGGCAGTGTTCGTGAACGCGAGCGAGTTCAGCTGGGTGCGGTCCATGGCGTAGTAGAGCGCCTGACGCACCGCGGGGTCGGTCTGCGGGCCGGTGCAGCCGAGGTCGACGTTCGCGCAGGCGCCGAGCACCATCTGGCTCTGGTGGATCGTCACCGAGTCGTAGCCCGGGTAGTGGCCGGCGACGTCGTCGATGTTCGGCACGGGGCCGGTCTGCCAGTCGATCGTGCCCGCGGCGAGCGCGTCGGCTCCGGCCGTGTTGCCCGACAGCGAGATGTAGCGCACGTTCTTCACCTTCGGCTCGCCGCCCCAGTAGTCGGGGTTCGCGGTGAGGGTGAACGCCTGCGGCTTGAAGTTCGTGAGGGTGAACGGCCCGGTGCCGACGGGCTGCTCCATGACGTTCGTGGCGGGGTCGATGTCCTTCCAGATGTGCTCGGGCACGATCCAGACGCCGCCGAGGATATCGGGGCCGGAGATGAACGCGGGCTGGTCCCAGGTGACCGTGACATGGGTGTCGTCGACCTTCTCGGCGACGCCGTCGAAGCCGGTCGTGTTGAGCGACTCGTTCTCGCGGAGCATGTCGAGGGTGAACACCACGTCGTCGGCGTCGAACGCTTCGCCGTCGGTCCAGGTCACGTCGTCGCGGAGCGTGATCGACAGCACGGTGCCGTCGTCGTTCCACGAGTACTCGGTGCCGAGCAGCGGTTCGGGCTCGCCGCCGCCGGCCTTGTTGATGAAGAACAGGCCTTCGTAGATCGATCCGCGACCGCCGATGTTGGTCGGTGCGTACGGGTTGAAGTTGATCTGGTAGTCGCCCGACTGGCCGGTGTAGGCGATCAGCGTGTCGGCGGCGCTCGAGGAGCCGGCCGCGGATCCCGTGCAGCCGGCGAGGCCGAGCGTGGCCGCTGCGGCGAAGGCGGCGCCGGCGAGCAGAGCCCGGCGGCGGCGTGTTGCGAGGTGACGCAGGAACATCATCGTCCTTTCTGTCGCGCCGGTGCGAGCGAGGCATCGGCTCTGACACCTTGATGGGGGCGGTTGCCCCGGGCCATTCTTACGTGAGTAAATTAAGTTCGTCAAGATAGTTCGACGGCCTGTGGACGAGGAGGTGCCATGGCGGGAACCGATGAGCGCGGGTCGACGCGCAGCCTCGTGCTGCGCGCCATCCGCGCGGGGGGAACGGTGAGCCGCACCGAACTCGCCGACGCGACCGGCCTGGCCGGCGCGTCGATCACGCGCATCGTGCGCGGGCTCATCGACGAGGGGCTCGTCACCGAGGTGGGCCTCGCCGAGTCCCGCGGCGGCACCCCCAGACGTCTGCTCGAACTCGACCCTGCCGCCCGCTACGCGGCGGGCGTCCACCTCGACCGCCACGGGTCGCACATCGTGCTGACCG from Agromyces larvae includes the following:
- a CDS encoding ABC transporter substrate-binding protein — its product is MMFLRHLATRRRRALLAGAAFAAAATLGLAGCTGSAAGSSSAADTLIAYTGQSGDYQINFNPYAPTNIGGRGSIYEGLFFINKAGGGEPEPLLGTEYSWNDDGTVLSITLRDDVTWTDGEAFDADDVVFTLDMLRENESLNTTGFDGVAEKVDDTHVTVTWDQPAFISGPDILGGVWIVPEHIWKDIDPATNVMEQPVGTGPFTLTNFKPQAFTLTANPDYWGGEPKVKNVRYISLSGNTAGADALAAGTIDWQTGPVPNIDDVAGHYPGYDSVTIHQSQMVLGACANVDLGCTGPQTDPAVRQALYYAMDRTQLNSLAFTNTAADMSPTFALLDSQSDTISDAITEPVAPSTADAAKAGEILEAAGWAKGDDGIYAKDGQKLSLTIETVSGWTDYITALETITQQAKDAGIEVNAAQSSWNEWTDKKSKGDYQLAIDSLWQGPASDPYYVYHYFFESTATAAVGEAAGNNFARYSVPEVDAALEALSTIDPADADARQPYFDVIQQHIVEDMPYIPILTGGTTSEYHADKFTGWPTEDDLYAVPAVWSSPDNAEVFKRLAPAGE